One window of Fusarium keratoplasticum isolate Fu6.1 chromosome 2, whole genome shotgun sequence genomic DNA carries:
- a CDS encoding FAD-binding PCMH-type domain-containing protein has translation MAAFTRTLALAASFGSLVSAQTLKVDGEVVSANDVTVAPAAEAVGGELQLTDAVLANLTELELDHIELFQFADESEALDRRALSALAKCKSMPGDLLWPGKLVWKVFDLLTGGALIKTVPFGAVCFPGEHYDANECSRIVDNWTNSDTHDEDPTANMYPLYEGNACLPQDAGKEGAKCQLGGLPVYSVKATSVSQIQLAVNFARSLNLRLVIRNTGHDFLGKSTGAGSLNIWTHHLKNIELLKDYKSAGSYSGPALKVGAGVQVFELYEAANKYGYTAVGGECRTVGVAGGFTAMGGHSPMSPIAGLGSDQVLSVDIVTPDGRFITANEKQNAEIFWAVRGGGGATFGVVTSLTVRVWPKMTFSGVTWSLSSEEAGISKDLFWEAMRIYWAKFPEYNDNHTYGYSTLFSAGPGKYLWSMRPWLVPGMELPEFKAMVSPLFKEWKEIGFEIEPEWFTHDNFYDTWKNHFPTESVGASTVRTASRLIPRKNFEDVELLNKTMDTVQSIVEDGSVLIQYNINGAAPKNVASSALNPAWRDASMFAIVGAGWSPDSSPAEILATNKKITNDWMERLREVTPGSGGYGNEGDVMEPDFGQAFYGSENYKRLYALKKKLDPWGVFYAPTAVGSEDWEIVKAPGLLDGLLYGDLLETLSSWLTLQTGRLCRK, from the exons ATGGCTGCTTTCACTCGTACCTTGGCTCTGGCCGCCTCCTTTGGCAGCCTTGTAAGTGCTCAGACACTCAAGGTTGATGGCGAGGTTGTTT CCGCAAATGATGTAACAGTTGCTCCCGCTGCCGAGGCAGTTGGTGGTGAACTGCAGTTGACCGACGCAGTGCTGGCCAACCTCACTGAGCTGGAACTGGACCATATCGAGCTGTTCCAGTTTGCTGACGAGAGTGAGGCTCTCGACAGGCGGGCCCTCTCGGCTCTGGCCAAGTGCAAGTCCATGCCCGGTGACCTCCTGTGGCCTGGAAAGCTCGTGTGGAAGGTCTTTGACCTGCTGACTGGCGGCGCTCTCATCAAGACGGTTCCCTTTGGTGCTGTCTGTTTCCCTGGCGAGCATTACGATGCCAACGAGTGCTCGCGCATCGTGGACAACTGGACCAACTCGGATACTCA CGATGAGGATCCTACCGCCAACATGTACCCCCTCTACGAGGGCAACGCCTGTCTCCCCCAGGATGCTGGAAAGGAGGGGGCCAAGTGCCAACTTGGTGGCCTTCCTGTCTACTCTGTCAAGGCCACCAGCGTCTCCCAGATCCAGCTCGCCGTCAACTTTGCCCGCAGCCTGAACCTCCGCCTGGTCATCCGCAACACTGGCCACGACTTCCTCGGCAAGTCAACCGGTGCTGGATCCCTTAACATCTGGACTCACCACCTCAAGAATattgagcttctcaaggaCTATAAGTCCGCCGGCTCCTACTCTGGCCCTGCCCTCAAGGTCGGCGCCGGTGTCCAGGTGTTTGAACTGTACGAGGCAGCCAACAAGTATGGGTACACTGCTGTCGGTGGCGAGTGCAGG ACTGTCGGTGTTGCTGGCGGCTTCACTGCCATGGGTGGTCACTCTCCCATGTCCCCTATCGCCGGTCTGGGATCCGACCAGGTCCTCAGCGTTGATATTGTCACCCCTGACGGTCGCTTCATCACCGCGAACGAGAAGCAGAACGCCGAGATCTTCTGGGCCGTCcgtggcggtggtggtg CCACATTTGGCGTCGTCACTTCTCTGACTGTCCGCGTCTGGCCCAAGATGACCTTCTCCGGTGTCACTTGGAGCCTCTCCAGCGAAGAGGCTGGCATTAGCAAGGATCTCTTCTGGGAGGCCATGCGCATCTACTGGGCCAAGTTCCCCGAGTACAACGACAACCACACCTACGGCTACTCAACCCTCTTCTCTGCTGGCCCCGGAAAGTACCTGTGGAGTATGAGGCCCTGGCTCGTCCCCGGCATGGAGCTGCCCGAattcaaggccatggtgagCCCCCTTTTCAAGGAGTGGAAGGAGATTGGCTTCGAGATTGAGCCCGAGTGGTTTACCCACGACAACTTTTACGACACATGGAAGAACCACTTCCCTACTGAGTCTGTCGGTGCTTCCACCGTCCGAACTGCCTCTCGTCTCATCCCCCGCAAGAActttgaggatgtcgagcTTCTAAACAAGACCATGGACACGGTCCAGTCCATTGTCGAGGACGGTTCCGTGCTCATCCAGTACAACATCAACGGCGCAGCTCCCAAGAACGTCGCCTCGAGCGCCCTCAACCCTGCATGGCGAGACGCGTCCATGTTCGCCATTGTCGGCGCCGGCTGGTCGCCTGATAGCAGCCCGGCCGAAATcctcgccaccaacaagAAGATCACCAACGACTGGATGGAGCGCCTCCGCGAGGTGACTCCTGGATCCGGCGGCTACGGTAACGAGGGCGACGTGATGGAGCCTGACTTTGGCCAAGCTTTCTACGGTAGCGAAAACTACAAGAGGCTGTACGCTCTCAAGAAGAAACTGGACCCTTGGGGTGTCTTTTACGCTCCCACTGCTGTTGGTAGCGAAGACTGGGAGATTGTCAAGGCCCCTGGTCTTCTGGATGGTCTGCTGTACGGTGATCTCCTCGAGACGCTGAGCAGCTGGTTGACTCTCCAGACTGGCCGTCTCTGCCGCAAGTAG